AGAGACGCCTCGATGGGCCGGATCAGGAATCACCGGAATGGATGTACCCCAGCTGTTGGAGTTCTATCGCGCCCGCGGCTACGACTGCTTCGAGACGCCCGCGGGCCACTGGATGCTGATGGACGACTCCCGGGCGGTGAACCTCCCGCCCCTCGATGACATCTACCCGACACGAGAGGACATCCGACAGGTCTTCAAGAGAGGCGCTTGGGCCGTCCGCTTCTGCACGACAGGCCCTTGGGAACCGCTCTCGCAGGAGTTCGTGCTCAAGGCCGTTCCGTACGATCTCTCGGTCTGCAAGCAGAAGGCTCGTAACCAGGTCCGCGCCAGCATGTCCCGCTGTGCGTTCCGATCTCCCCGCGAGGCCGAACTGATCGAACAGGGTCTCGAGATCAACCTCCAAACCGCCGCGAGGCACCGCACCAAGAACGACTTCCTGGTCGAACCAGAGAAATGGCGCCGCTACATGGCGGCCATCCTGGCCATGGCGGACGTCCACCCCTACGCCGCCTACGTCAATGATGCCCTGGTCGCCTACCTGCTCCTGGTGGTGGTCGGCGAACGATTCGTGATCATACACCCCTTCATGAATGCCGCCGCATCCAAGCAGT
This region of Phycisphaerae bacterium genomic DNA includes:
- a CDS encoding GNAT family N-acetyltransferase, with amino-acid sequence MDVPQLLEFYRARGYDCFETPAGHWMLMDDSRAVNLPPLDDIYPTREDIRQVFKRGAWAVRFCTTGPWEPLSQEFVLKAVPYDLSVCKQKARNQVRASMSRCAFRSPREAELIEQGLEINLQTAARHRTKNDFLVEPEKWRRYMAAILAMADVHPYAAYVNDALVAYLLLVVVGERFVIIHPFMNAAASKQYPMNGLLFHAINDARQKRGPLPVSYGFGSMWNIESLDRFKMAMGFEPIPRPRITLFARSVSPMINSAVGGVLKRLPLLRRTLGGHYARMLEEKRLGSRWWDTAPESH